The Cydia amplana chromosome 1, ilCydAmpl1.1, whole genome shotgun sequence DNA segment ataaaaacttgttcAGTTGACTTGTAAATTTTTAGCAGAAAAAGATTAAgattttttagagatttttttttcgaattgtTACCATTTTATCCATCCCGCGGGGCCCGAGACTGGTGCGGATAGCATCTGATACGGctggaaaataataatatacttaatttaaataattaaattaatcatGCAGATAAATTCTAGAGAGCTGTGGCTTTGAACAGTAAATCATTAAGAAAGTTTTATTCGTTTTCTATAGTCACATGACTAAACTTAAGAACTTGAACAGAACCAAGacgcataaaaataaaaatatcgcgTAAAACATACGATTACAGGAAAGAAAGCTATGTAGTTAGACAATTTGAGCCTCCTTACTACATAACGTTTACTTAGATTAGGTATTTCATTCATATATTGTCgctgaaattgaaataaaaagtcAGATGTTATTAGTCATATAGGTAATCGTAGTATAAGATACCTTTTGCGGCATTTATGTTGCTCAGCCGAATGTCTGTCGGCTTGCTTTTATCCTTGTAAACAGCCGAATTAACTTTACCGGAATCACCACCCGCTTTAATAACCATTATTGTTGGGTTAATTCACTTCGTTTATATCAAGATTCACACGATTAAAGTGGATTAATAGCAGAAATATATTTCTCGAGTACTAGCACAAATATTAAAACTGTTGACACTGACAGTTACTTGAACACATTCAATTGACAGTTATCAAgtgtatttttctatttttagggttccgtagccaaatggcaaaaaacggaacccttatagattcgtcatgtctgtctgtctgtccgtctgtccgtctgtctgtccgtccgtatgtcacagccacttttctccgaaactataagaactatactgttgaaacttggtaagtagatgtattctgtgaaccgcattaagattttcacacaaaaatagaaaaaaaacaataaatttttggggttccccatacttcgaactgaaactcaaaattttttttttcatcaaacccatacgtgtggggtatctatggataggtcttcaaaaatgatattgaggtttctaatatcatttttttctaaactgaatagtttgcgcgagagacacttccaaagtggtaaaatgtgtgtccccccccctgtaacttctaaaataagagaatgataaaactaaaaaaaatatatgatgtacattaccatgtaaacttccaccgaaaattggtttgaacgagatctagtaagtagtttttttttatacgttataaatcgcctaaatacggaacccttcatgggcgagtccgactcgcacttggccgctttttttataaaagGTTTCTCTCATGTTTCTCTGGATATTTGCACGCGGCGCATTTAGTTGGAGTAGACAAAGATAAGCGGTGTTCCAAGAAGTACTTGCGcgagctataaccgcgaaaatcgaagttcgcaaattgcgggcatctttctctgtcactctaattacgccttcattggataACATTTCATAACTGCAGGGGGCCTCTgcagttatctgcctctctatcgctctttcTTATTAGAGCGAGAGAGAAGCAAATAGATCAAGGTCacagtgcggtgcggtagtgtgttaaagCTATTAGTATTAAGTCAACTGACTTGTATTATATTAACTTAAGCACGTGCCTTAACGTGAGCGACaacaatttacattaacaatattattattattcataattatttattctaaATCTGTTTGATGGGTaatttaaagtccgtcaaccaaatcttgtcagtagtaaaaggcggcaaatttgaaaaatcgcgggttagcaacactgtttcgaataattccaaaatgcgtgtcatctgtgttttatctgtggaatgtagatcgtgaacgacagccgtcaacttatttgttttcatttggttttcattctgaatcgtttctgtttcaagagatatttctgctgtcaccattaaataccaatacattaaataagaataagcaaagctaaggggcctacaatgtacaatcatgctcgttgatggtaaacattactaaaaattgaggttatgacaagtacaccctggaagaactctttcgaacttttaagattatgttcagtttttttgttttagggttaaaaggcataaataaaattaaaacgtatgcctaaatctatccaacaagaccataaattgtgtcctggaaaccatAGGCCCGTAGGTCCCGTAGGTTAGGTCCATAGGCCCTACatacatgtctaatattttcagcaatcagttgtgactatttacaaagatgcaatagaatactacagagtattatgcttggttgaagtgacccggtaacattggtaacttcattatattttttcaattaatgacctgaattatagtgtaagctaaagtgacccttatcttatttacctttaaattaaataaacacccaaatatcagttgttttatttttaatatgtaatcctattgtacaatatataccaatcaaaaaaattacacaggtatgtcatattcatccagaagagtacactaatttacattaacaagtggcatattatattgtaaataacaaatatatgcactatctaattatctgcattttgatatgattttattttagtaaacttagaagacatagggaacaaagagaatataagcactacgatagggagttgtttttgatatcttcaaatttgttcatcattttgattaacattgttttaacatcgcttttaaattgtccgtccgtttcaaattttttcaataaaccgcgagtgacaatttgaattgacgtacgcagggcgcgctcagcggaaaaaaaaatcttttggttcgatgtacattgctgcttttcttagcgcaatactgctctttgagtgttgccctactttagtttgctttacattgctactgacaagatttggttgacggactatatttaaATATCCGGAGTAATATCTAAACGCTTTTCAGAAATGACAGGTCCTATCCAATCGCATCACTCCTCAAGCCGTTGATAAGTTTATTTCTGCTAAGAAACTTATGGAAGATGATAAAAAACGATGATTGCGCTAGTTGCCAAAATAATTAACTTATTCGCCTTGACCGTTCGAAGTGTTTTACTTGGAGCTTCATTCGTCGGACATGTAATATTTCTTGCAGTTGCAGGCGTCTGTACGGCACTGGTAAACTTTGTTGATAGTGTTCGAACGTTTATTCAGATAGTTTATGAAGACAACTTACCGATCTTCAACGAGGACATACCCAACTTCACCAATGATGTTATCGACACGTTCGTCAGCCAAGTGGTGTTCGTCTGGAACGGTGTGACGAAGGTTTACAGCGACATATTTCTCAAATTCAGTGCCATCGTGGTCTCCATCAAGTGGCTAATAGACTCAGTGTTTCTGGTGATTTCTGAGGTGTTATACATTATAAAAAGTGCTGTGATATGTTTAGGGGATGCACTATGGCTCATAGTTACGTTTATTCCTGTTCAGCTGCCTCAGCTGGTGAAGCAGTTGCTGAGGTACTTAACAGAAATAGCCATAGATGGGATTGTAAGTGCTTACATGACGTTGTTGAAGTTTACCAACTTCCTGACTGATGTGCCTTTGGAGTCATTTATGGGTATAATTAGTGCTATAGTTATTGTGCGTTTGTGCATACATTTTAGAGAGGATATTCAAACTAGGTTTACGTCACTTTATTGGTCTGTGGTAAGAAATAGTATGTACTTGTATCATCtgttttacaattattttactGACTCGGAGGTGAGGGTGATAACTAGTTTAGTGGGTGGCAGGGAGGCCCGTGTGAGGGAGGCGGAGGCCATCTTGCGAGCAGCCAATGATGCTGCGGATGCTGCTGATGCACTGTGCGTCATTTGCCAAGAACGGCAAAAATGTGTTCTGACACTGCCATGTCGCCACATCTGCCTGTGTAGTGAGTGTTGTATGAGACTGTATGGGTATCAAAGGACTTGTCCTATTTGTAGAACTTTCATTTACCACTCTGTCACTGTGTACTTGTGACAGACATACTTTACATTCCTGGCTTGAGGCATTTTCTCAATTCCAATTTAGATTTACCAAAGATCAGGCTCACTTAGTTAAGCTGAAATGTATCCACTGACTTGATCTTCAAGGTCTTATTGAGGTgactttcaaataaaaaatagtgaGTTACAAATTGTTCAATTTACTTATTGAAGATCTGTTTCTTCTAATTTGTTTTGTAGAAAATTGTTCTTATACAGCTATTGTAATAACTTTCTGCatagttgttttaaattatacaaGAGATCTAAAATGTAAGAATGGATACATCAATTGtgtattattttaattcttATGGTGACACATgtatttagttgttattttaACACTTTTTTTCCGCATTTTCTTGTATATAGCATTTATAAGGACACACAAAGCAATAACTATATAAATATAGCTAAGTGAAGTGCACTCATATAGTAGCAATCTCAAGATAAGAAACAGctgcataattataatataatatgttatgattacttactttaattatattataattataagtaataattacaaaacaaaacaaaaataatcttTGGTTTTGATATTACTAAATATTTAATTCTTATTACTTATTGCTGTTTTTGTAGGTCAGTGACCAATACTTGAAAATGCAATAATAAATTTTTATATTCATcttaatgtattttatttattattaattaagtaataaataactataagAAGGCAAATATTATGCTTAAGTTATTTCTTACAGGTAAgtctttttaaataatgttaattataataaccTTTGTCATGCTGGTCTGCCATTACGAATAGTATTCAGAAAGTTACTATTCGATTCTACATCTAAAGTGCTTTGTCTCCTTCTTGCATTCAaatttaaatctctgaatgtcATTTGAACATCTTTGAAGGTGTTCAACATGAATATTGCTGTCATCACAACTAGGAAGCCACACAGGCAACCTAGAATGTCTATAATAGCCATGTTCTCCCATTCCCTGAACAGGATACCTGACGCAATAATAACTAATACTGTAAACATCACATAATATACCGGACTCACAACACTTGTATTAAATATGTCTAAAGACTTGTTTAGGTAATTCATTTGGATCATTATGCAAATTACGGAGGTTACTAATAACAACCAAAACATATAATGTGTCAGATTATTGGCATGACCTGCAATAGTCTCTTTGATCCCTAGTGCTACTGCTTTACAAAACACAACAGTTAAACTGCCAATAGCTGAGCAGAGCAGCAAATACACTGCAATATTCTGGTTGCCATACCGGGGCACAAATATGACTTTAACtattaaacataagaaaacaattgTTGCCATGTATGTCAAGAACTGATAGTCGCTTAGTTTAGTAGTTAACTCCCTGAAGCTCTTCACTTCTTCGGACTTTGGTGAGTGTATAACAATGAGGACTGAACCCACAATGCAAAGGAAGCAGCCAATCTGAAAATAAAGTATACATGACATTTTTGGATTTCATAAACTACTGTAACTGGGTAGATCAGTAAAGAACTAGATTGATATCATATTTTTCAAGTAAATGTCAACTTTTCTGTCCAAATGCTTAATGGTAGCCCCTTAGCTAAAATAATTCACGCAAtctgtaatattttataaaagacTACAAAAAAATTGCAAATATTTACCTTTCCAATGAAATTAAGATGCTCCTTGAGGAACTTTGAGGCGAGTACTGCAGACACAAGCACACTGAGGGCTCCCAGTGGAGTAACAAGTGCAGCCGGAGCAAAAGCGTACGCCAGTAGATTGGCCGCTTCTCCGAGGCCCACTAtaaaatggtaataaaaaagttaaacaaCTAGGTAATAATATGGTTTAAGAATTTATtctagaaaataatataatatacttagtATAGCAGCGTATTTTATGATAAAACGTATCTAACTTTGATTCATACTGGAAAGTCCATGGGAAATTCATAAACTAACATGTGTTTAGTATGTGAAATACGAAATACGGgcaaataagaaaaaaacttACTCGTCAAAAATCCTAACCACCAGAGCCATTGCTTAAGATACGCAAAGCCGCCGGCCGATGCTCTAACGTTTCCACTTGCACTGATTTTTTTTAACGCcacttttttaattataaaactgGATCCGATAAACAAACTTGAAGACACTGCTAAGGATAGTCCAATTAAAAAAGAAGCATTATCGTATGCTTGTCCGTCTACAGTAATTTGCTCCATTGTTAGTTAATTAATTGTAAATTATTTGATGAACAAGTTATTATCTTCTACAAGAAAGCCCAACATTGAAGACGATTTAGTctgtgaaatttaaaaaaaaaaaaaaaaattttttaaatttaaactgtttatttcagtaaaaagacattgtattacttactaaacttaactactaatcttaacttaaaaagatttttgagtTAATAAATAAGTTGGTGAATCATTTAGCTAAACCCCTTTGCTTTCGGTTGAAGAACAGGTGTCTTGATGATATGGTAATGATTAAAAGCAGTTTACAATTACATTGATAACGATAAGATAATGTGATTCATATTTTACAAGGAGAGAGGGAAGCAAAAGCAACTTGAAGCAAGAAGTGGCAAGTGACGTTAATGACAGCTGCAagtagcgatgggcgagtcgagttatctgattcgaataattcgaatcagcctacagatgagttaattcgaatcaagactattggcaattcgaatcaactcgaccactagctaactcggcgaatgaatcaccaattcgccaactcgccgagccgagtcaacgctagcacactgctactaaggccattcaaaaataaaccttaataccgtagcccgaaggctctttttacaacaactgccgctcgattcgccgtctcgagttggtactatgaccattcaaaaataaaccttaattccgtgacccgaaggttctttttacaacaactgccgcttgattcgccatcccaagtatcccaactcgagttcactgctagtatggccattcaaaaataaaccttaattccgtgccctgaaggttctttttacttttttcgtctcaactcgctccgcgcctgtgcctgtgaccttgtcgcaaaccacgcgaatcgtcgagtcgagtcaactcgattttgaattcgaatcagcggccgaatcgcTACTGCAAGGGGGTATGTTCAAAATCGGTAGaacgcgttaaaaaagcgcttgattctgtccgcactctaatgccggctacacacgtaactataaatcgtagcgattaatctgtgcagtccgatttgcgcagttttatctaccgtgtgtatgacaaatcgttgtcgattatcttaacgatttgtcatacacacggtagataaaactgcgcaaatcgaactgcacagattaatcgctacgatttatagttaACGTGTGTAGCCTAGGTGTAGCCGGggtaaattcgatttaacgaccaaggCTTCCGAGGCGGCCGAAAAATCCAataacgcttgataaaaagcgccaccgctgtcgtgtgaataaatacacgTGTATctatttgtgtcattcaaacgcgcgttgaaaaagctgccgtgcgaatgggggcttaTTTCTAAAAACGTTAAGACCTCTACAGACTATGCCACAAAACGTATGCGATTTtaaatagttggtcaaaccaatttgtcagtcagtaagaaccaggaaaactatactcatccttttctttcggATGTAaggcaaagatagtatgattctctgtctatgtttgaaatgagacagtcctttgacaaactataatctCTAGCCAATTTGCGCGCTTGCGCGACTCGCGCACGAATGTGGAGGGGGCTTCACGTcacgattcgcgcacgagtgtggagggggcttaaggcgaataaaaaatgtaccataatcGAATCGTGTAgacacaacttaaaaaaaagttgtattgtCTCTGGGCTTTCGTAACATTTCCCGCGCATTTTTCAgtcattattaattttatttccgTTCCGTTCCGTTGGAGTACCAGCTGAAGCGGGTCCTTTcctttgtttaatttaaataagtggCTTATTTGTTCAATTTGTGTCCCATTCATAACATCACAAGATGGTTGGAAAAATGAATAAGCTATATGTTCATAAAAGAGGTAAGTCTACATCAAAGTTTACGATTTTACTTTGCTGAGAAAATAGCCTGCATGCCGGGGTCAACAGACTGATGGGTCTGAATTTGTAAGAATTTTGATacttactaatagaaatataagATGTCGTTGTAACCTATATTCAATTGTGTAGTATTGAAATTCAATACCTTAGGTTAGATTTAAAACAGCTGGCATTTGCAGTCGCGGTTCTATCAAGAATCAAGTTTGACTCATGATACAAAAATTGGTATACCTTTCCTTGGAATGGCATTGTTtggtataagtaaaaaaatctattgTTGCAATTACAATGCCCTCGGGTCGAAACCGTTGAATGAAAGAGGAGAAAGAGCACACATTTTATACACACATGTTTCGACTTGGTCGATTGCTGTTCGCGTTCCAGTTCTGATTCATCAGATGTGTCTAAATCAAACATGTGTGATTACATTATTTGCGAGATCCCATAGCACAGTGGCtgaatacatattttaattacttttttaatCAAGTCTTGTGGTAGGCTAGAGGCACAGACaggacatcctctagactgaccataataacgctaccccctctgccacttatacaatcacggca contains these protein-coding regions:
- the LOC134654388 gene encoding magnesium transporter NIPA2, giving the protein MEQITVDGQAYDNASFLIGLSLAVSSSLFIGSSFIIKKVALKKISASGNVRASAGGFAYLKQWLWWLGFLTMGLGEAANLLAYAFAPAALVTPLGALSVLVSAVLASKFLKEHLNFIGKIGCFLCIVGSVLIVIHSPKSEEVKSFRELTTKLSDYQFLTYMATIVFLCLIVKVIFVPRYGNQNIAVYLLLCSAIGSLTVVFCKAVALGIKETIAGHANNLTHYMFWLLLVTSVICIMIQMNYLNKSLDIFNTSVVSPVYYVMFTVLVIIASGILFREWENMAIIDILGCLCGFLVVMTAIFMLNTFKDVQMTFRDLNLNARRRQSTLDVESNSNFLNTIRNGRPA
- the LOC134651027 gene encoding E3 ubiquitin-protein ligase RNFT2-like; translation: MIALVAKIINLFALTVRSVLLGASFVGHVIFLAVAGVCTALVNFVDSVRTFIQIVYEDNLPIFNEDIPNFTNDVIDTFVSQVVFVWNGVTKVYSDIFLKFSAIVVSIKWLIDSVFLVISEVLYIIKSAVICLGDALWLIVTFIPVQLPQLVKQLLRYLTEIAIDGIVSAYMTLLKFTNFLTDVPLESFMGIISAIVIVRLCIHFREDIQTRFTSLYWSVVRNSMYLYHLFYNYFTDSEVRVITSLVGGREARVREAEAILRAANDAADAADALCVICQERQKCVLTLPCRHICLCSECCMRLYGYQRTCPICRTFIYHSVTVYL